From a region of the Vibrio ostreae genome:
- a CDS encoding LysR family transcriptional regulator: protein MDVKVFRTFLELAKVRHFGRAAENLYLTQAAVSARIKQLENYFDTQLFTRDRNNIKLTSAGERLVSYAEVMVATLQQAKFELSLDNGKALQLTIGGTPNIWDAYLQNCLSVITDAFSGYGFMAEVMGREQLSRNLLERTLDMGFAFDQIKAEELQCKKVADLVLVMVSTRPDTADSVFNNRYVYVDWGSRFASEHADRHPKAPAPFLRTSTARIALDFILEKGGSAYMPASVVEPFLNSGQLHRVAGVEDWHRPIYLSYRKNSSSVDAITQVEGLVKNIDPLTAFSLQKAGEVN, encoded by the coding sequence ATGGACGTAAAAGTCTTTCGCACCTTTCTTGAATTGGCCAAAGTACGCCATTTTGGCCGGGCCGCAGAGAATCTTTATTTGACTCAGGCGGCGGTGAGTGCGCGAATTAAACAACTCGAAAATTATTTCGATACCCAACTGTTTACCCGTGACCGGAACAACATCAAACTGACCTCGGCAGGTGAACGATTGGTCAGCTACGCTGAAGTGATGGTCGCGACCTTGCAACAGGCAAAATTTGAGTTGTCGCTGGATAACGGGAAAGCGCTGCAACTGACGATTGGCGGTACGCCCAACATCTGGGATGCTTATCTGCAAAACTGCTTGAGCGTGATCACTGACGCTTTCAGCGGTTATGGCTTTATGGCTGAAGTGATGGGGCGTGAGCAGCTGAGCCGTAATTTGCTGGAACGTACCCTGGATATGGGCTTTGCGTTTGACCAGATCAAAGCAGAAGAGCTACAGTGCAAGAAAGTCGCCGATTTGGTGCTGGTGATGGTTTCGACCCGTCCGGACACCGCAGACAGCGTGTTTAACAACAGGTACGTCTATGTCGACTGGGGCTCACGTTTTGCATCCGAACACGCTGACAGGCACCCCAAAGCGCCTGCACCGTTTCTGCGCACCTCAACGGCGCGCATTGCACTGGATTTTATTCTGGAAAAAGGTGGCAGTGCTTACATGCCCGCTTCAGTGGTGGAACCGTTCCTGAATTCAGGCCAATTGCATCGTGTCGCCGGGGTCGAAGACTGGCATCGTCCGATCTACCTGAGCTACCGTAAAAACAGTTCATCGGTTGACGCGATTACTCAGGTTGAAGGTTTGGTTAAAAACATTGATCCGCTGACCGCATTCAGCTTGCAGAAAGCGGGTGAAGTGAATTAA
- the nhaD gene encoding sodium:proton antiporter NhaD translates to MSLFRPVLILLTLLFSAQSLASTEPGASLALTQSGIGYTALALFTVAYILVMLEEYLQLRKSKPVLLAAGIIWAMIGYVYQQHGATEVAQKALEYNLLEYAELLLFLLVAMTYISAMEERRLFDALQAWMTSKGFNFRALFWLTGWLAFFISPIADNLTTALLMCAVVMKVGGQNTQFINLACINIVVAANAGGAFSPFGDITTLMVWQAGHVAFMQFMDLFLPSVINYLLPALVMSWFLPTGMPDVIHEHVELKRGARRIVGLFMLTIITAVSFHALFHFPPVMGMMMGLAYLQFFGYFLRQTLAGSLAKKAKRAIANGDEAALRRLGSVVPFDVFRRISHAEWDTLLFFYGVVMCVGGLSLLGYLGLISELMYSQWDPMWANISVGVLSSIVDNIPVMFAVLTMEPTMSIGNWLLVTLTAGVGGSLLSIGSAAGVALMGASHGKYTFISHLKWSPVIALGYVMSILVHLWLNQALFA, encoded by the coding sequence ATGTCCCTTTTCAGGCCGGTATTGATTCTGTTGACACTCCTGTTCTCTGCGCAAAGCCTTGCCTCCACCGAACCCGGCGCTTCCCTCGCCCTCACTCAATCCGGGATTGGTTATACCGCTCTGGCGCTGTTTACCGTCGCGTATATTCTGGTGATGCTGGAAGAGTACCTGCAGCTGCGCAAATCCAAACCAGTGCTGCTGGCCGCAGGAATTATCTGGGCCATGATTGGCTATGTATACCAACAGCATGGCGCGACAGAAGTCGCCCAAAAAGCACTGGAATACAACCTGCTCGAATATGCCGAGCTGCTGCTGTTCCTACTGGTCGCTATGACCTACATCAGCGCAATGGAAGAGCGACGCCTGTTTGATGCGCTGCAAGCCTGGATGACCAGCAAAGGATTTAACTTTCGCGCCCTGTTCTGGCTCACCGGTTGGCTCGCCTTCTTCATTTCACCGATCGCCGATAACCTGACCACCGCCCTGCTGATGTGCGCTGTGGTGATGAAAGTGGGCGGACAAAACACTCAGTTTATCAACCTCGCCTGTATCAACATCGTGGTCGCGGCCAATGCCGGTGGCGCATTCAGCCCGTTTGGTGACATCACGACCCTGATGGTATGGCAGGCCGGTCACGTGGCGTTTATGCAGTTTATGGATCTGTTTCTGCCTTCGGTCATCAACTATCTGCTGCCGGCGCTGGTGATGTCCTGGTTTCTGCCAACCGGCATGCCAGATGTTATTCATGAGCATGTCGAGCTGAAACGCGGCGCACGTCGCATTGTCGGGTTATTTATGCTGACCATCATCACCGCTGTCAGTTTTCATGCCCTGTTCCACTTCCCGCCGGTGATGGGCATGATGATGGGCCTGGCCTATCTGCAATTTTTTGGTTACTTCCTGCGTCAAACGCTGGCCGGTTCATTGGCTAAAAAAGCCAAACGGGCCATTGCCAACGGCGATGAAGCTGCGTTGCGGAGGCTGGGCTCAGTGGTGCCGTTCGATGTATTCCGGCGTATCTCCCATGCCGAATGGGACACCCTGCTGTTTTTCTATGGTGTGGTGATGTGTGTTGGCGGCCTGAGCCTGCTCGGTTATCTGGGGCTGATCTCGGAGCTGATGTACAGCCAGTGGGATCCGATGTGGGCCAATATCAGTGTCGGGGTACTTTCCTCGATTGTCGATAACATTCCGGTCATGTTTGCCGTCCTGACGATGGAACCGACCATGTCGATCGGAAACTGGCTGCTGGTAACGCTCACGGCCGGTGTGGGCGGCAGCCTGCTGTCTATCGGTTCCGCGGCCGGAGTGGCCTTAATGGGCGCTTCGCACGGCAAATACACCTTTATCAGCCACTTAAAATGGTCGCCGGTTATTGCGCTGGGCTATGTAATGAGCATACTCGTGCATTTATGGCTTAATCAGGCGCTGTTTGCCTGA
- a CDS encoding methylated-DNA--[protein]-cysteine S-methyltransferase, whose protein sequence is MHQYTHYQSPLGTMTLQASKQGLLGAWFSTQTTQPDELGECNPAFPLLVETMRQLDQYFAGQRREFDLPLAATGTPFQRAVWQALGTIPFGETRSYQQLADAIDNPKAVRAVGLANGKNSISIIVPCHRVIGKNGKLTGYAGGVERKAYLLELEGIDHPTASWQCSGKQRLIKP, encoded by the coding sequence ATGCATCAATATACCCATTATCAAAGTCCGCTTGGGACGATGACATTGCAAGCCTCTAAGCAGGGACTGCTCGGTGCCTGGTTTAGTACCCAGACCACTCAGCCGGATGAGCTGGGCGAGTGTAATCCGGCATTTCCTCTTCTGGTGGAAACCATGCGTCAGCTCGATCAATACTTTGCCGGCCAGCGCCGTGAGTTTGATTTACCGCTGGCGGCGACCGGAACGCCGTTCCAGCGCGCGGTCTGGCAGGCACTGGGCACCATTCCTTTTGGCGAGACCCGGAGTTATCAGCAACTGGCTGATGCGATCGATAACCCGAAAGCCGTACGGGCGGTCGGGCTGGCCAATGGCAAAAATTCGATTTCGATTATTGTACCGTGTCATCGTGTGATTGGTAAAAACGGCAAACTGACCGGTTATGCCGGGGGTGTGGAGCGCAAAGCGTATCTGCTCGAGTTAGAGGGCATTGATCACCCAACTGCAAGCTGGCAATGTTCAGGCAAACAGCGCCTGATTAAGCCATAA
- a CDS encoding flavohemoglobin expression-modulating QEGLA motif protein has product MANPVSKVYTLEEMLSLIQRGQPFSGELDSAGCFIKIEQYLPVVCTAIHAGNRLRAELQPLCQLSAAQRRLEEAPFSDQLIASQPITLWSLDSRFEYDLNRARTLSTRYKSAWKRPLNDRQRAISHEKHAQFYRLYEALIAKLESMFGMVIVFDLYTYQPTSTEPSAPVFNIGSAQIDMQRWGNVVKRFTSELGKIQLPHIESDAAVDAVFEGRGYLIAHTNAHFDRTLVLPTEVKKVFLDPDSGTVYPLVLDAMKSGLKQAFSETSAYFQRRHNRRRTTKAKMLSSSIEPAVLAIDKALSKLTRKVETLKYINPTNMTSERKRFDAAPSRYQPDFRYKQLPIHANEFKHKLYQLPIDTISDPDLKQLYSSVVNKLSEKIDLLTSIGQDSFLYNSLRFYGRPDANAISNAQFLLYAKTLPEEKGPQYTAEQAAEVMLQAAKAWGMKCNVTPTASLAARAMVSGQKPPTLYLNSKVTFSHAEVQRLIQHELGVHMATTFNARSQPLRIFSIGLPGATESQEGLAILAEYKAGYMSHDRLQTLATRVLAVDSMLKEQNFYQTFDYLVDELGQDRDSAFVTTTRVYRGGGFTKDHLYLEGFLHTLSQSQKRSIDNLLVGKCSHEYLDLIDELVERGWLLKPKHRYDDKGVEPEPILKYLIDSLRHR; this is encoded by the coding sequence ATGGCCAACCCGGTTTCTAAAGTTTACACTTTGGAAGAGATGCTCTCGCTGATTCAGCGAGGGCAACCTTTTTCCGGCGAGCTCGACTCCGCCGGCTGTTTTATCAAGATAGAACAATATCTGCCGGTGGTGTGCACCGCCATTCATGCAGGTAACCGCCTTCGCGCCGAATTGCAGCCCCTGTGCCAGCTTTCCGCTGCGCAGCGTCGTCTGGAAGAGGCGCCGTTTTCCGACCAACTTATCGCCTCCCAGCCCATCACGCTCTGGAGTCTCGACTCGCGTTTTGAGTACGACCTCAATCGTGCCCGCACGCTGAGCACACGCTATAAGTCGGCCTGGAAGCGACCACTCAATGATCGTCAGCGCGCCATCAGTCACGAAAAGCACGCCCAGTTTTACCGCTTGTATGAAGCGCTGATTGCCAAGCTGGAATCCATGTTTGGTATGGTGATTGTGTTCGACCTTTATACCTACCAGCCGACGTCGACCGAGCCGTCCGCGCCGGTATTTAATATCGGCAGCGCACAAATCGATATGCAGCGCTGGGGTAATGTGGTCAAACGCTTTACCAGCGAGCTCGGCAAAATCCAACTGCCGCACATCGAGAGCGATGCGGCAGTTGATGCGGTGTTTGAAGGGCGCGGCTATCTGATAGCGCATACCAATGCCCATTTTGACCGCACTCTGGTTTTGCCGACCGAAGTGAAAAAAGTGTTTCTTGATCCCGACAGCGGCACCGTGTATCCCTTAGTACTCGATGCAATGAAAAGCGGCCTCAAGCAGGCATTCAGCGAAACCAGCGCCTATTTCCAGCGCCGCCATAACCGGCGTCGTACCACCAAAGCGAAAATGCTCAGCTCGTCGATTGAACCGGCGGTACTGGCTATCGACAAAGCGCTGTCCAAGCTGACGCGTAAAGTTGAGACACTCAAGTACATCAACCCGACCAATATGACCAGTGAACGTAAACGCTTTGATGCGGCGCCAAGCCGCTACCAGCCGGACTTTCGCTACAAGCAGTTACCGATTCACGCCAATGAGTTTAAACACAAGCTCTATCAGTTGCCGATCGACACCATTTCCGATCCGGATCTGAAACAGCTGTACAGTTCAGTGGTGAATAAACTCAGTGAAAAGATAGATCTGCTGACCAGTATCGGCCAGGACAGTTTTCTGTATAACTCGCTGCGTTTCTATGGCCGGCCGGATGCCAATGCCATCAGTAATGCCCAGTTCCTGCTCTATGCCAAAACGCTGCCGGAAGAAAAAGGCCCGCAGTATACCGCAGAGCAGGCCGCCGAAGTCATGCTGCAGGCCGCAAAAGCGTGGGGCATGAAATGCAATGTCACGCCGACCGCCTCGCTCGCAGCGCGTGCCATGGTAAGCGGTCAGAAACCGCCGACCCTGTATCTCAACAGTAAAGTGACCTTCTCGCATGCTGAAGTACAGCGTCTGATTCAGCACGAATTGGGCGTACATATGGCGACCACATTCAACGCGCGCAGCCAGCCTTTGCGTATTTTTTCGATTGGTCTGCCGGGAGCAACGGAGTCGCAGGAAGGTCTGGCGATTTTAGCAGAGTACAAAGCGGGCTACATGTCACATGATCGACTGCAAACACTTGCTACCCGCGTGCTGGCAGTGGATTCTATGCTCAAGGAGCAGAATTTCTATCAGACCTTTGATTATTTGGTCGATGAACTGGGCCAGGATCGTGACAGTGCATTTGTCACCACGACACGGGTGTATCGCGGCGGTGGCTTTACCAAAGACCACCTGTATCTGGAAGGATTTCTGCATACCCTGTCCCAGTCACAAAAACGCAGTATAGATAACTTGCTGGTGGGTAAATGCAGCCATGAATATCTGGATTTGATTGATGAACTGGTTGAGCGTGGCTGGTTACTAAAACCAAAACATCGCTACGATGATAAAGGCGTGGAGCCGGAACCGATTCTCAAGTATCTGATTGACTCGTTGCGCCACCGTTAA
- a CDS encoding DoxX family protein, whose translation MNALLKKLMSTNAGFAPLALRIPIGIIYMAHGSQKLFGWFGGYGLEGTGQWMASIGIEPGVLMAFLAGSGEFFGGLLLLIGLLTRPAAFVTAFAMIVAILSVHIGNGLFIANNGYEFGLALLAASVSLLISGAGKASLDSSISQK comes from the coding sequence ATGAACGCACTATTAAAAAAACTGATGAGCACTAATGCAGGTTTTGCCCCACTGGCACTGCGTATCCCAATCGGGATCATTTACATGGCCCACGGCTCACAAAAACTGTTTGGCTGGTTTGGTGGTTACGGCCTGGAAGGTACAGGTCAGTGGATGGCTTCAATCGGTATCGAACCTGGTGTTCTGATGGCGTTTCTGGCCGGTAGCGGTGAGTTCTTTGGTGGTCTGTTACTGCTGATCGGTCTGCTGACCCGCCCTGCCGCGTTTGTCACTGCCTTTGCGATGATTGTCGCTATCCTGAGCGTTCACATTGGTAACGGTCTGTTTATTGCCAACAACGGCTACGAATTTGGTCTGGCTCTGCTGGCAGCAAGTGTATCACTGCTGATTTCAGGTGCCGGTAAAGCGAGCCTAGACTCAAGCATCAGCCAAAAATAA
- a CDS encoding DUF413 domain-containing protein, with the protein MSETVFRLGKKHFFDTKKFPRGFAKSGDFTLGEENLLTQYGDTMLGLESGVLQPENAEEQRFLQVLDNPDLAESKIEKVWMKYVRLSRGRKRFHTLNGRNKPDAADDYTDDEPSLTEED; encoded by the coding sequence ATGTCTGAGACAGTATTTCGTCTAGGAAAAAAACATTTTTTCGATACTAAGAAATTCCCACGAGGCTTCGCGAAATCTGGTGATTTCACTCTGGGTGAAGAAAACCTTCTGACCCAATATGGTGACACCATGCTGGGTCTGGAATCCGGCGTATTACAACCAGAAAACGCTGAAGAGCAGCGTTTCCTTCAGGTACTGGATAATCCGGATCTGGCCGAAAGCAAAATTGAAAAGGTATGGATGAAGTATGTCCGTCTGTCGCGCGGTCGTAAGCGTTTCCACACGCTGAACGGTCGTAACAAGCCAGATGCGGCAGACGACTATACCGATGATGAGCCAAGCCTGACTGAAGAAGACTAA
- a CDS encoding AlkA N-terminal domain-containing protein translates to MTLYSQTKLTPQQCQRARMSRDARFDGRFYIAVKSTGIFCRPICPATLPKEENVEYFAHQAQALQAGYRPCLRCRPDSAPASWAWKGTETTFQRAISLIDHGALQGKSLADLAERLGISERYLRQLFKTYLGMSPKQYAQYQQLMFAKQLLHHSHLSVTDIGFACGFNSTRRFNDAFQKCLRLTPSQVRREPGSASATNTVSLAYRGPFDWQHMLAFYQLRAIDGIEQVQADRYQRHVMLNGSRAWFAARCASDTHMEIEFELESLRDLRYLVSIWRRVFDLNADMVAIEAQLAKAAPELVIHPGLRIPGVWSPWEAGVRAVLGQQVSIKAAIGQLNLLVRTLNYRQPRPWYFPDPQQVASADLSFLRMPQSRKETLSRLAGFVQQNPHAAVDEWLALKGIGPWTVDYARLRGQSDTNCFLSGDLIVKKALALHPGLTAERVAPWGSYATFQCWNQ, encoded by the coding sequence ATGACTCTGTACAGCCAAACTAAACTGACGCCTCAGCAATGCCAACGGGCGCGAATGAGCCGCGATGCGCGTTTTGATGGTCGTTTCTATATCGCGGTGAAATCGACCGGTATTTTCTGCCGGCCGATTTGCCCGGCAACATTGCCGAAAGAAGAGAATGTGGAATATTTTGCCCATCAGGCACAGGCTCTGCAGGCTGGTTACCGGCCCTGCTTGCGTTGTCGCCCGGATAGCGCGCCCGCATCATGGGCGTGGAAGGGAACCGAAACGACCTTCCAGCGTGCGATCAGCCTGATTGATCATGGCGCGTTGCAGGGCAAATCGTTGGCAGATTTAGCGGAACGGCTCGGCATCAGTGAACGCTATTTGCGCCAGTTGTTTAAAACCTATTTGGGAATGTCACCGAAACAGTATGCCCAGTATCAGCAACTGATGTTTGCCAAGCAGTTGCTCCATCACAGCCATTTGTCGGTAACAGATATCGGGTTTGCCTGTGGCTTTAACAGCACGCGGCGCTTTAATGATGCGTTTCAGAAGTGTCTGCGCCTGACGCCGAGTCAGGTGCGGCGTGAACCGGGCAGCGCCAGTGCCACCAATACGGTGTCACTGGCTTACCGTGGTCCGTTTGACTGGCAGCATATGCTGGCGTTTTATCAGCTACGGGCGATAGACGGCATCGAACAAGTGCAGGCTGATCGTTATCAGCGCCATGTCATGCTCAATGGCAGCCGCGCCTGGTTCGCCGCGCGTTGTGCATCCGATACCCATATGGAGATTGAATTTGAACTCGAATCGCTGCGGGATTTGCGTTATTTGGTCAGTATCTGGCGGCGGGTGTTTGATCTCAATGCGGATATGGTGGCGATTGAAGCCCAGCTTGCTAAGGCAGCCCCTGAGTTAGTGATTCACCCTGGACTGCGGATACCCGGCGTGTGGAGTCCCTGGGAAGCCGGTGTGCGTGCCGTTCTGGGGCAGCAGGTATCTATTAAAGCGGCGATCGGTCAACTCAACCTGCTAGTGAGAACGCTCAATTACCGTCAGCCGCGTCCGTGGTATTTTCCAGACCCACAGCAAGTGGCCAGTGCAGATTTAAGTTTCCTGCGTATGCCGCAAAGTCGCAAAGAGACGCTTTCCCGTTTAGCTGGCTTTGTGCAGCAAAATCCGCACGCAGCCGTCGATGAATGGCTGGCCCTGAAAGGCATTGGTCCCTGGACGGTGGATTATGCGCGATTACGTGGCCAGTCCGACACTAACTGCTTTCTGAGCGGGGACCTGATTGTCAAAAAAGCGCTGGCATTGCACCCCGGATTGACCGCGGAGCGGGTTGCCCCCTGGGGCAGCTACGCCACTTTCCAATGCTGGAACCAGTGA